One genomic window of Polyangium aurulentum includes the following:
- a CDS encoding metallophosphoesterase family protein, whose product MRIGVFSDTHANYEALSAVLEAYRRERIDVYYCLGDTVGYGGSPNECADLIRKIAKKTILGNHDAAVAGRMDYSYYYEAARQALDTHAAMLSPENAAWLRSLPYQEKLPEIGLDLCHGSPVRLEEFEYIFAPEQARECLPIYGELGHLTLIGHSHLCKVFALTPTTVEELPAVDFTLETNKKYIVSVGSVGQPRDYDNRASYTIYDSDTKRFEFKRVEYDIETAAEKVLRAKLERNFAHRLYIGV is encoded by the coding sequence ATGCGGATTGGAGTCTTCAGCGACACGCACGCCAACTACGAGGCGCTCAGCGCTGTGCTGGAGGCGTACCGGCGCGAGCGCATCGACGTCTACTACTGCCTGGGCGACACGGTGGGATATGGTGGATCCCCCAACGAGTGCGCCGATCTGATCCGGAAGATCGCCAAAAAGACGATCCTCGGGAACCATGATGCGGCAGTCGCAGGGCGAATGGACTACTCGTATTACTACGAGGCAGCCCGCCAGGCCCTGGACACCCACGCGGCGATGCTCTCTCCCGAAAACGCCGCCTGGCTGCGCAGCCTGCCGTATCAGGAGAAGCTGCCAGAGATCGGTCTCGATCTCTGTCATGGTTCGCCTGTTCGCCTCGAGGAGTTCGAGTACATCTTCGCCCCGGAGCAGGCACGCGAGTGTCTGCCTATCTATGGCGAGCTCGGGCACCTGACGCTCATCGGTCACTCGCATCTCTGTAAGGTCTTCGCGCTCACGCCGACGACCGTGGAGGAGCTGCCGGCCGTCGATTTCACCCTCGAGACGAACAAGAAGTACATCGTCAGCGTCGGCTCGGTCGGGCAGCCTCGGGACTACGACAACCGAGCGAGCTACACGATCTACGACAGCGACACGAAGCGCTTCGAGTTCAAGCGAGTCGAGTACGACATCGAGACTGCCGCGGAGAAGGTCCTCCGCGCCAAGCTCGAGCGCAACTTCGCGCATCGCCTGTACATCGGCGTCTGA
- a CDS encoding class I SAM-dependent methyltransferase codes for MAARSGGPRPLKTPPQRRRHDPELQAGTSAHYDDPAYYTKTYRSRLEDVRYYVDLAAARGGPVLEMGCGNGRITLPVARHGVEVTGVDLSDEMLSDLRARLRDEPEDVRARVSVRRGDMRSVKIGRRFPLVICPFNAFLHLYTREDVERFLTRTREHLAPRGELVFDVSIPEPAELARDPARAFAAPRFRYPTADGRGEMVRYTERFDYDKIRQILFVAMEFLPVSGADSWMTPLAHRQFYPQELEALLHYNGFEITEQWGDFDRTAPDRDASVLVIHARARASRRRS; via the coding sequence GTGGCTGCGCGCTCAGGCGGCCCTCGACCGCTGAAGACGCCTCCGCAGCGTAGGCGCCACGATCCCGAGCTTCAGGCCGGGACATCGGCGCACTACGACGATCCTGCCTATTACACCAAGACCTACCGCTCGCGCCTCGAGGACGTCCGCTACTACGTCGACCTCGCGGCTGCGCGTGGCGGCCCGGTGCTCGAGATGGGCTGCGGCAACGGGCGCATCACGCTGCCCGTTGCGCGGCACGGCGTCGAGGTGACGGGCGTCGACCTGTCCGACGAGATGCTCTCCGATCTGCGCGCGCGCCTGCGCGACGAGCCCGAGGACGTGCGCGCGCGCGTCTCGGTCCGGCGCGGCGACATGCGGAGCGTCAAGATCGGGCGGCGCTTCCCGCTCGTCATCTGCCCCTTCAACGCGTTCCTGCACCTGTACACGCGCGAGGACGTCGAACGCTTCCTCACCCGCACGCGCGAGCACCTCGCGCCGCGCGGCGAGCTCGTCTTCGACGTCTCGATCCCCGAGCCCGCGGAGCTGGCACGCGACCCGGCCCGCGCCTTCGCCGCGCCACGCTTCCGCTACCCCACCGCCGACGGGCGCGGCGAGATGGTGCGCTACACCGAGCGGTTCGACTACGACAAGATCCGACAGATCCTGTTCGTGGCCATGGAGTTCCTGCCCGTGTCCGGCGCCGACTCGTGGATGACGCCGCTCGCGCACCGGCAGTTCTACCCGCAGGAGCTCGAGGCGCTCTTGCACTACAACGGCTTCGAGATCACCGAGCAGTGGGGCGACTTCGACCGCACCGCGCCCGATCGCGACGCGAGCGTTCTCGTGATCCACGCGCGCGCCAGAGCCTCACGCCGCCGCTCCTGA
- the rpoZ gene encoding DNA-directed RNA polymerase subunit omega yields the protein MARVTVEDCLEREENRFALVVLASNRTRQLMKGIEPLVKTKNKPAVTSLREIAAGKVHFHRNSSEVVNEWLRAQAALDR from the coding sequence ATGGCACGCGTCACCGTCGAAGATTGCCTGGAGCGCGAGGAAAATCGGTTCGCGCTCGTGGTCCTGGCCTCGAACCGCACCCGCCAGCTCATGAAGGGCATCGAGCCCCTCGTGAAGACCAAGAACAAGCCGGCGGTCACCAGCCTGCGCGAGATCGCGGCCGGCAAGGTGCACTTCCACCGCAACTCGTCCGAGGTGGTGAACGAGTGGCTGCGCGCTCAGGCGGCCCTCGACCGCTGA
- the pyrH gene encoding UMP kinase, translating into MTRHDSVLPPPPHPAPGLKYRRIVLKISGEALCGEGNFGINPETLQRVAAEIAELSRMGVQVGIVVGGGNIFRGLKGASQGMERSQSDYMGMLATVINSLALQDALEKAGVATRVMTAIEIRQVAEPYIRRRAMRHLDKGSVVIFAAGTGNPYFSTDTAAALRAMEIQAQALFKATKVEGIYDRDPARHEDAQMFTKLSYERFLVDRIGVMDATAVTLCRENKLPIRVFKLTTRGNILRVCKGENIGTVVEA; encoded by the coding sequence GTGACCCGCCACGACTCGGTCCTACCTCCTCCACCGCACCCGGCGCCCGGCCTCAAGTATCGCCGGATCGTTCTCAAGATCAGCGGCGAGGCCCTCTGCGGCGAGGGCAACTTCGGCATCAACCCCGAGACGCTCCAGCGCGTCGCCGCAGAGATCGCCGAGCTGTCGCGCATGGGCGTGCAAGTCGGCATCGTGGTCGGCGGAGGCAACATCTTCCGCGGGCTGAAGGGCGCGAGCCAGGGCATGGAGCGGTCGCAGAGCGACTACATGGGCATGCTCGCGACGGTGATCAACTCGCTCGCGCTGCAGGACGCGCTCGAGAAGGCGGGCGTCGCGACGCGCGTGATGACGGCGATCGAGATCCGCCAGGTCGCCGAGCCCTACATCCGCCGCCGCGCCATGCGCCACCTCGACAAGGGCAGCGTGGTCATCTTCGCGGCCGGCACGGGCAACCCCTACTTCTCGACGGACACGGCCGCCGCGCTGCGCGCGATGGAGATCCAGGCGCAGGCCCTCTTCAAGGCCACGAAGGTCGAGGGCATCTACGACCGCGATCCGGCGCGCCACGAGGACGCGCAGATGTTCACGAAGCTCTCCTACGAGCGCTTCCTCGTCGATCGCATCGGCGTGATGGACGCGACCGCGGTCACGCTCTGCCGCGAGAACAAGCTGCCGATCAGGGTCTTCAAGCTGACGACGCGCGGGAACATCCTGCGCGTGTGCAAGGGCGAGAACATCGGCACCGTCGTCGAGGCGTGA
- a CDS encoding peptidylprolyl isomerase, with amino-acid sequence MLEGKAPFLRSALAALAIALAGCNDKAVQPQPADAGPQAAGLTPEQASRVLAKVGDKVITLGDFAATLERMDQFDRLRYQTKERRRELLDEIIDVELLAAEARRRGLDKQPETEEAIRQILREAMLARARQGLPSPGEIPATEVRAYYEANADKFHEPERRRVAAIVLNDRKTAERVLKDAVKVKTPAEWGELFAKHSVTAPKVKPPAAPAELAGDLGVVGPPEDARGKNQKIPEPIRAAVFRIGNVGDVLDQVVEAEGKFYLVRMNGITAAHHRSLEEADRSIRVAILQQKMQEREKALETELRKKFPVEIDDAALAKVKVPEGVKGFEGSEASPWALPGYAPPGTEGAPDAGAPADAGKK; translated from the coding sequence ATGCTCGAAGGCAAGGCTCCTTTCCTGCGCTCGGCGCTCGCCGCCTTGGCCATCGCGCTCGCCGGCTGCAACGACAAGGCAGTGCAGCCGCAGCCGGCGGACGCAGGCCCTCAGGCCGCGGGTCTCACGCCCGAGCAGGCTTCGCGTGTGCTCGCCAAGGTCGGTGACAAGGTCATCACCCTCGGCGACTTCGCCGCCACGCTCGAGCGGATGGATCAGTTCGACAGGCTTCGCTACCAGACGAAGGAGCGACGGCGCGAACTGCTCGACGAGATCATCGACGTGGAGCTTCTCGCGGCCGAGGCGCGCAGGCGCGGGCTCGACAAGCAGCCGGAGACCGAAGAGGCGATCCGTCAGATCCTCCGCGAGGCGATGCTCGCGCGAGCGCGCCAGGGGCTGCCCTCGCCGGGCGAGATCCCCGCGACCGAGGTGCGCGCCTACTACGAGGCCAACGCGGACAAGTTCCACGAGCCCGAGCGCCGACGCGTCGCGGCCATCGTGCTGAACGACCGCAAGACGGCCGAGCGCGTGCTCAAGGACGCGGTGAAGGTGAAGACGCCCGCGGAGTGGGGAGAGCTGTTCGCCAAGCACTCGGTCACGGCGCCGAAGGTGAAGCCGCCCGCGGCGCCGGCCGAGCTCGCAGGCGATCTCGGCGTGGTCGGCCCGCCCGAGGACGCGCGCGGCAAGAACCAGAAGATCCCCGAGCCGATCCGCGCCGCCGTCTTCCGCATCGGCAACGTGGGCGACGTGCTCGATCAAGTCGTGGAGGCCGAGGGCAAGTTTTACCTCGTGCGCATGAACGGCATCACGGCCGCGCACCACAGGAGCCTCGAGGAAGCAGACCGCTCGATCCGCGTGGCGATCCTCCAGCAGAAGATGCAGGAGCGCGAGAAGGCGCTCGAGACCGAGCTGCGCAAGAAGTTCCCCGTCGAGATCGACGACGCCGCGCTCGCGAAGGTGAAGGTCCCCGAGGGCGTGAAGGGCTTCGAGGGATCCGAAGCGAGCCCCTGGGCCCTGCCCGGCTACGCGCCTCCGGGCACCGAAGGCGCGCCCGACGCCGGCGCGCCCGCGGACGCCGGCAAGAAATGA